One stretch of Arachis hypogaea cultivar Tifrunner chromosome 20, arahy.Tifrunner.gnm2.J5K5, whole genome shotgun sequence DNA includes these proteins:
- the LOC112782647 gene encoding GDSL esterase/lipase At1g28610: MGLTSLSRMHFSFFFFFIEKKINCVVQPPTKAPTNIDDTKVIVMAAFEERSWCALMVILMTVVAEAVTGSACYSSIFSFGDSITDTGNLYFSHQTTDQHCFFPPYGKTHFRHPSGRCSDGRLIIDFIAEYLGIQSVKPYIGMKNGKLEDWSVGQAVNFAVIGATALDATFFQDIGVQTGATNYTLSVQFNWFNQFLSYLCTSSTSCEQILRDSLFVVGEIGGNDFNFPFFVKRSIAEVKSYVPQIIHAISSPITELIGLGARTVMVPGVWPIGCSAMYLTLYETQDESQYDSTGCLKWVNDFTQYFNQKLQDEIQRLRGLYPHVNIFYADYYNAALPLFSDPTKFGFKKTLKACCGNGGPYNYNSSATCGEPGVLACDDPSQYIVWDGIHLTEATHKLIAQALVKGPYSALSSLCSMNASVGYHDNLSIS, translated from the exons ATGGGGTTGACGTCTCTGTCTCGgatgcatttttcttttttctttttttttatcgaaaaaaaaataaattgtgtagTGCAACCCCCAACCAAAGCACCAACCAACATTGACGACACTAAAGTCATTGTAATGGCTGCCTTTGAAGAAAGAAGCTGGTGTGCGTTAATGGTGATATTGATGACAGTAGTTGCTGAGGCAGTGACAGGTTCAGCATGCTACTCATCCATCTTCAGCTTCGGTGACTCCATTACCGACACCGGCAACTTGTATTTCAGTCATCAAACTACCGACCAACACTGCTTCTTCCCTCCGTACGGCAAAACTCACTTCCGTCATCCTTCCGGTCGCTGCTCCGATGGGCGCCTCATCATTGATTTTATTG CTGAGTATTTGGGGATTCAGTCTGTGAAACCCTACATTGGAATGAAGAACGGTAAATTGGAAGATTGGAGTGTGGGTCAGGCTGTTAATTTTGCTGTCATTGGAGCCACTGCTTTGGACGCCACTTTCTTCCAGGATATAGGTGTTCAAACTGGTGCTACTAATTATACTCTCTCTGTTCAATTCAACTGGTTCAACCAATTCCTTTCTTATCTCTGCACTTCTTCCACAA GCTGTGAACAAATTCTTAGGGATTCGCTATTTGTTGTGGGTGAAATTGGAGGCAATGACTTCAATTTCCCCTTCTTTGTAAAAAGGAGCATAGCAGAGGTTAAGTCATACGTTCCACAAATAATCCATGCAATAAGCTCACCTATCACT GAGTTGATTGGTCTAGGGGCTCGCACGGTGATGGTTCCTGGGGTTTGGCCAATAGGATGCAGTGCAATGTATTTAACGCTATATGAAACCCAAGATGAAAGCCAATATGACTCAACAGGATGCTTGAAGTGGGTAAATGACTTCACTCAATATTTCAACCAGAAGCTCCAAGATGAAATACAAAGGCTTCGTGGACTTTATCCTCATGTCAATATCTTCTATGCTGATTATTACAATGCTGCTTTGCCACTATTTAGTGATCCCACAAAATTTG GTTTTAAAAAGACTCTGAAAGCCTGCTGTGGAAATGGTGGTCCGTACAACTACAATTCATCAGCGACTTGTGGGGAGCCAGGGGTGCTTGCTTGTGATGATCCTTCTCAGTATATTGTGTGGGATGGTATTCATTTGACCGAGGCCACACATAAATTGATTGCCCAAGCTTTAGTCAAAGGACCATACTCTGCCCTTAGTTCCTTGTGCTCCATGAATGCCAGCGTCGGATATCACGATAATCTTAGCATCTCTTGA